TGAACAGCTTAGACTTACAACCTGAAGTACAAAAAAACTGTGCAAAAGTATCCGCTGTAGGTGCTGGAATGACTGGGGTGCCAGGAATTGCTTCTAAAATCGTTGAAGCACTTACCGACCGTCATATCCAAATACTACAGTCGGCAGATTCACACACAACCATTTGGGTACTTGTACATGAAAAAGACATGGTCGATGCTGTAAATGCGCTTCACGACATGTTTTTACAAGATCTTGACGAAAGATAAGGAGAGTGGAGTATATGGCATTGGGCAATGTCTTAACAGCAATGGTAACGCCTTTTGACTTTAAAGGAAATATTGATTTTAAAAAAATGAATCGTTTGATGGATTATTTAATTGAAAATGGGACAGAAGGCGTTATTGTTGGTGGAACAACAGGAGAATCGGCAACACTTAGTATGGAAGAAAAATCTGCTTTATACGAGCATGCCGTTAAGGCGGCTGCTGGGAGAATTCCTGTCATTGCAGGGACAGGGATGAACGACACTTATGCAACAGCAGAACTCACGGTGAAAGCAGAAAAATTAGGGGTAGATGGTATTATGCTTGTTTCCCCTTATTATAATAAACCTTCTCAACGTGGTTTATATGAGCATTTTAAAACAATTGCTGAAAAAACATCCTTACCAGTCATGCTTTATAACATTCCAGGACGCTGTGTCGTAAACCTACTTCCGGAAACGGTTGTGGCTTTGTCGAAAATTCATAATATAACATCTATAAAAGAAGCGAGTGGGGATCTCGATCAGATGACAACGAT
The DNA window shown above is from Salipaludibacillus agaradhaerens and carries:
- the dapA gene encoding 4-hydroxy-tetrahydrodipicolinate synthase, which gives rise to MALGNVLTAMVTPFDFKGNIDFKKMNRLMDYLIENGTEGVIVGGTTGESATLSMEEKSALYEHAVKAAAGRIPVIAGTGMNDTYATAELTVKAEKLGVDGIMLVSPYYNKPSQRGLYEHFKTIAEKTSLPVMLYNIPGRCVVNLLPETVVALSKIHNITSIKEASGDLDQMTTIISETPKEFQVFSGDDSLTLPSMAVGADGIVSVSSHIVGNDMQHMIKAFKSGDIATASAIHQKLLPIMKSLFIAPNPSPVKTALQIKGLDVGGVRLPLLPVTPEERLVIQHALS